From a single Larimichthys crocea isolate SSNF chromosome XIII, L_crocea_2.0, whole genome shotgun sequence genomic region:
- the il11a gene encoding uncharacterized protein il11a, whose translation MKLLLDSSSSLLFSLLLAQLPIFTSASPVPQRRPTDMDKLSNQTKNLMKLTQELLREHAFDSDVEPHRFRSLPEMSNRSASDLNNLELKPTLSQLHADLKLYEHHFEWLNKVSKKHHHPSLPKLVEMIREMKSLINLLHRQMLRVEAPRLTPATPSLPPHLPYQFDVLQSSHELLQHFKLFCDWAYRAFISLKPKVTVVQ comes from the exons TGCTGCTCGACTCCTCCTCATCGCTCCTCTTCTCCCTGTTGTTGGCTCAGCTGCCAATCTTCACGTCTGCCTCCCCAGTACCACAGCGGCGGCCCACTGACATGGATAAACTGTCCAATCAGACCAAAAATCTAATGAAGCTGACCCAAGAACTGCTG agGGAGCATGCATTTGATTCAGATGTGGAGCCCCACAGGTTCAGGTCTCTGCCAGAAATGAGCAACAGATCAGCCAGTGATCTCAACAATCTTGAG CTGAAGCCCACACTCTCTCAGCTGCATGCTGACCTGAAGCTGTATGAGCACCACTTTGAGTGGCTGAACAAGGTTTCAAAGAAGCACCACCACCCTTCATTGCCCAAGCTGGTGGAGATGATCAGAGAAATGAAATCTCTCATCAACCTGCTGCACCGTCAG ATGCTGAGAGTTGAAGCACCGAGGCTGACTCCGGCAACCCCGTCCCTACCCCCTCACCTCCCGTATCAGTTTGATGTCCTACAGTCCAGCCATGAGCTTCTTCAACACTTCAAGCTCTTCTGTGATTGGGCGTACAGAGCATTCATCAGCCTGAAGCCCAAAGTCACTGTAGTACAATGA
- the znf628 gene encoding zinc finger protein 850, with the protein MSNSVALVVQAELLPPQSTASLSPFPSLLGSGEDGEDDRDRGELVDGDKAVVEGGEEVVLDMVTSSVSGPAQQQQQQQQQPEQSDHPFQCMDCGKSFRWSSRLTHHQRSHNNERPYRCNLCPKAFKGSSALLYHQRSHSGEKPYECKDCGKAFKRSSLLQVHQSVHTGVRTFVCPYCPLTFKWSSHYQYHLRQHTGECPYPCDTCPKAFKNSSSLRRHKNVHLGLKPYTCTVCNKSFTQSTNLRQHMRIHTGERPYVCSECGRSFTHSSNLALHKNSHSNLNTGGKEGKRGEEAGKGNEVVEVVVGEEVTSSMLTDMVGFVSQEGTDGVGVGMEEVFLSTTSSGQNPSLLTLTSSGGDVCASRAIGTEVHLSTDTGASVLLYSCGSCNHTFGTRTELEEHQSIHMAPEEHGANAEAGHGAGMEVGDGLVGAGHLLADFEEVVETTTVTENGHTTEVLLGLTEGADGSNTNVGTTQAQFDLLQSFTEVTQSSETVQPEARTTWAGLSCGYCTKTFKTSGGLNRHVSLMHSLTSQSRSQFSCSACDRSFPLLSSLLTHQHSHTPEQRLLAEAEAEIVCPPSLSLSLPLPSSPSQADKQQEGQREIHVDIIAVGEEQEEQPVKPTKAPKKTGANKSTPAGERPYRCSECGKAFKGSSGLKYHMRDHTGERPYRCTECGKSFKRSSLLSIHQRVHTGVRAFQCPHCPLTFKWSSHYQYHLRQHTGERPYVCKECGKSFKNTSCLRRHSQMHSGLRPHTCSICSKSFSQTSNLKQHERTHSGERPFQCTHCNKSFTHSSNLQLHLRTHSSSKDFKCPYCSKEFVMHSYLQRHIRTHGSSVPLPCPGGGSKDGVAVKASVGGVTTTTTLLNPITLETSGNHGSLIVSQPALNIPPNTSQNYFMIQTASGLQLIPLSSPAPAPPPPPPPPPPPSQPQNFFLLQCPSNNGSQSSLILVPTANNPPPAPEPQTLPVLQTIQALHPVLNQTQTQIPQFPTMSQQQQQTRIIITNNNNNAHTPVAMPTNTLPVNSLLSKPILGKSTRTARGRRGRKPKAALQKSATAPVSQAAGGALSVTNCNVTSVTQTAANAIIESSATSVSTVSTSCTTVPVLSSSTTVAPTVDTSGPPSTVTMATPATTVTTASVSTPVPATPESNSHTTVGQIRTEETMAGKQFVLCFDNEGRAKEGMNIEEGGESYVLQFEGDTSGEAVDGGMGGEGKSLVLQFKTNGHGDGEKGGDKGGMMSLLHEWGGEKQGERQTGEEGSQGESYVLHFHTEAQSSSASGANFSQGQETSLQLSCTPTQRLVPLDGQEVVFELGGETKMEQETEDGMQMIALIEGEEGMMGEEGAGCNATSGRVTEGGGTMEGIFQLQSGEEIVIIEVSTSSLREGRMERGGDGEISQSSEVKYESVTAEAKEKSVKEHNSADSTEVQTSTEDTIRNGPIPNKEMQFSN; encoded by the exons ATGTCTAACTCAGTGGCCTTAGTGGTCCAAGCAGAACTCTTACCACCTCAGTCCaccgcctccctctctcctttcccgtCCCTCCTCGGTTCGGGAGAGGATGGTGAGGACGATAGGGACAGAGGGGAGCTGGTGGATGGAGACAAAGCAGTTGTAGAGGGTGGGGAAGAGGTGGTTTTGGACATGGTGACGTCCTCGGTGTCAGGTCcggcccagcagcagcagcagcagcagcagcagcccgagCAGTCAGATCATCCCTTCCAGTGTATGGACTGCGGGAAGAGCTTCAGGTGGTCGTCCAGACTGACCCACCACCAGCGGAGCCACAACAATGAGAGACCATACCGCTGCAACCTCTGCCCCAAGGCCTTCAAGggctcctctgctctgctctacCACCAACG GTCTCACTCAGGGGAGAAGCCTTACGAATGTAAGGACTGTGGCAAAGCCTTCAAACGCTCATCTCTGCTCCAG GTCCATCAGAGTGTCCACACTGGAGTGCGTACTTTTGTGTGCCCCTATTGCCCCCTGACCTTCAAATGGAGTTCTCATTACCAGTATCACCTGCGGCAGCACACTGGAGAGTGTCCATACCCCTGTGACACCTGCCCCAAGGCCTTCAAGAACTCGAGCAGCCTGCGGCGACACAAGAATGTCCACCTCGGTCTCAAGCCTTACACCTGCACAGTGTGTAACAAATCCTTCACTCAGTCTACCAACCTGAGGCAGCACATGAGGATACATACAGGTGAGAGGCCCTACGTCTGCAGCGAGTGTGGACGGAGCTTCACGCACTCTTCAAACCTGGCCCTGCACAAGAACTCGCACTCCAACCTCAATActggagggaaggaggggaagaggggagaggaggcaGGGAAGGGAAATGAGGTAGTGGAGGTGGTGGTAGGGGAGGAAGTGACATCGTCCATGTTGACGGACATGGTGGGATTTGTGAGCCAGGAAGGAACTGATGGAGTCGGGGTGGGGATGGAAGAAGTGTTCCTGTCAACCACCTCATCCGGACAGAATCCGAGCCTTCTCACCCTCACCTCCTCCGGAGGGGATGTGTGTGCATCACGGGCCATTGGGACAGAGGTTCACCTGAGCACAGACACCGGTGCCAGTGTGCTGCTGTACAGCTGTGGCAGCTGCAACCACACCTTTGGCACACGAACAGAGCTAGAGGAGCACCAGTCCATCCACATGGCTCCAGAGGAACACGGGGCCAATGCAGAGGCAGGGCACGGGGCAGGGATGGAGGTTGGGGATGGGCTGGTGGGAGCTGGCCATCTGCTGGCTGATTTTGAAGAGGTAGTGGAGACGACCACAGTGACTGAAAATGGGCACACCACTGAGGTGCTCCTTGGACTGACTGAGGGAGCAGATGGCAGCAATACA AATGTGGGCACCACCCAGGCCCAGTTTGACCTGCTGCAGAGCTTCACCGAGGTGACTCAGAGCTCTGAGACCGTTCAGCCAGAGGCCAGAACCACATGGGCAGGGCTATCATGTGGCTACTGCACCAAGACCTTCAAGACCAGTGGAGGCCTCAATAGACATGTGTCACTG ATGCACTCTCTCACATCACAGTCTCGCTCCCAGTTCAGCTGCTCCGCCTGCGACCGCTCCTTCCCccttctctcctcactcctcaccCATCAACACTCCCACACCCCTGAGCAACGTCTCCTGGCTGAAGCGGAGGCTGAGATAGTGTGTCCTCCTTCCCTTTCCCTGTCTctcccccttccctcctctcccagCCAGGCTGACAAGCAGCAGGAAGGCCAAAGGGAGATCCACGTCGACATCATCGCCGTCGGCGAGGAGCAAGAGGAACAACCAGTTAAACCGACCAAAGCCCCTAAAAAGACAGGAGCCAACAAGAGCACTCCTGCTGGAg AGAGGCCATACCGCTGTTCAGAGTGCGGCAAAGCCTTCAAAGGTTCATCAGGGCTAAAGTACCACATGAGGGATCACACTGGGGAAAGGCCCTACCGCTGCACTGAGTGTGGAAAGAGCTTCAAGAGGTCGTCTCTGCTTTCAATCCATCAGAGG GTACACACAGGTGTTCGGGCATTCCAGTGCCCCCACTGCCCTCTCACATTCAAATGGAGCTCTCACTACCAGTACCACCTGCGGCAGCACACAGGCGAGAGGCCATATGTGTGTAAGGAGTGTGGCAAGTCTTTCAAGAACACCAGCTGCCTGCGTAGACACAGTCAGATGCACTCTGGACTGCGACCTCATACCTGCTCCATCTGCTCAAAGTCTTTCTCGCAGACATCAAACCTCAAACAG CATGAACGCACCCACTCTGGTGAGAGACCCTTCCAGTGCACGCACTGCAATAAAAGCTTTACACACTCCTCCaacctccagctccaccttcGCACACACTCCTCAAGCAAGGACTTCAAATGCCCATACTGCTCTAAGGAGTTTGTCATGCACTCCTACTTGCAGAGGCACATCCGTACCCATGGCAGTAGCGTTCCCCTGCCCTGCCCTGGTGGTGGAAGTAAAGATGGAGTGGCTGTGAAAGCCAGTGTTGGGGGAGTAACAACCACCACAACTCTGCTCAACCCCATCACCCTGGAAACCTCAGGAAACCATGGCAGCCTGATTGTGTCCCAGCCAGCACTTAATATCCCCCCCAACACCTCCCAGAACTACTTTATGATTCAGACAGCCAGTGGCCTGCAGCTCATTCCTCTGTCATCCCCTGCGCCggcccctccacctcctcctccaccaccgccACCTCCGTCCCAGCCCCAAAACTTCTTCCTTCTACAGTGCCCTTCCAACAACGGCAGCCAGTCCAGCTTGATTCTCGTCCCGACGGCAAACAACCCTCCACCAGCTCCGGAGCCTCAGACCCTCCCTGTGCTTCAGACTATCCAAGCACTCCATCCCGTCCTAAACCAAACACAGACTCAGATACCCCAGTTTCCGACCAtgtcacagcaacaacaacagaccagGATCATAATCaccaacaataataacaatgcaCACACTCCCGTTGCCATGCCAACAAACACTCTCCCAGTCAACTCCTTACTGAGCAAGCCCATATTAGGGAAAAGCACACGGACAGCACGGGGCAGACGGGGACGCAAACCAAAAGCTGCTCTACAGAAATCTGCAACTGCTCCCGTCAGTCaggctgcaggtggagctcTGTCAGTAACAAACTGTAACGTGACCAGCGTCACACAGACTGCTGCTAACGCCATTATAGAGTCATCAGCAACATCTGTATCCACGGTGTCCACATCTTGCACTACTGTCCCAGTTCTTTCATCTTCCACCACTGTAGCCCCCACAGTGGACACCTCAGGACCCCCATCGACTGTCACCATGGCTACACCAGCCACCACAGTAACCACAGCATCTGTTTCTACTCCTGTCCCAGCTACTCCAGAAAGCAACTCCCATACCACTGTGGGGCAAATAAGGACAGAGGAGACCATGGCAGGGAAAcagtttgtgttatgttttgaTAATGAAGGGCGGGCAAAGGAAGGGATGAATATCGAAGAGGGTGGGGAGTCATATGTGTTACAGTTTGAAGGGGATACATCAGGGGAGGCAGTGGACGGAGGAATGGGTGGGGAAGGAAAATCACTTGTGTTGCAGTTCAAGACAAATGGGCACGGTGATGGGGAAAAAGGGGGAGATAAAGGAGGAATGATGTCACTTCTGCATGAATGGGGTGGAGAAAAGCAGGGAGAGcgacagacaggagaggaaggCAGCCAGGGGGAGTCTTACGTCCTTCATTTCCACACCGAGGCGCAGAGCAGCAGCGCATCCGGTGCTAACTTCAGCCAAGGGCAAGAAACCAGCCTGCAGCTTTCCTGCACGCCTACACAACGTTTGGTGCCACTCGATGGGCAGGAGGTGGTGTTTGAACTTGGGGGGGAGACCAAAATGGAGCAGGAAACTGAGGACGGCATGCAGATGATAGCTCTGATAGAAGGTGAAGAGGGGATGATGGGAGAGGAAGGGGCAGGTTGCAATGCTACGAGTGGTAGGGTTACTGAGGGTGGAGGAACTATGGAAGGTATATTTCAGCTGCAAAGTGGAGAGGAAATTGTCATAATTGAGGTCAGCACTAGTAGCTTAAGGGAAGGAAGAATGGAAAGGGGAGGGGATGGGGAGATCTCACAAAGCAGCGAGGTGAAATACGAGAGCGTAACAGCAGAGGCGAAGGAGAAGTCTGTGAAGGAACACAACTCTGCAGACAGCACGGAGGTACAGACATCAACCGAAGACACAATAAGAAATGGACCTATACCTAATAAAGAGATGCAGTTCTCTAACTAA
- the aicda gene encoding single-stranded DNA cytosine deaminase → MITKLDSALLPRKKFIFHYKNVRWARGRHETYLCFVVKRRVGPDTLTFDFGHLRNRSGCHVELLFLRYLGALCPGLWGYGSTGQKRLSYSVTWFCSWSPCADCSFRLSQFLNRTPNLRLRIFVSRLYFCDMENSREREGLRMLKNAGAHITVMSYKDFFYCWQTFVARKESNFKAWDELHRNSVRLSRKLHRILQPCETEDLRDAFKLLGL, encoded by the exons ATGATTACAAAGCTAGACAG TGCGCTTTTGCCTCGAAAAAAGTTCATCTTCCATTACAAGAATGTGCGCTGGGCAAGGGGTCGACATGAGACATACCTTTGCTTTGTAGTAAAGAGGCGAGTGGGACCAGACACCTTAACGTTTGACTTTGGACACCTCCGCAATCGCAGTGGCTGTCATGTAGAG CTGCTGTTCCTACGCTACCTGGGAGCCCTGTGCCCTGGTTTGTGGGGCTATGGAAGTACTGGTCAAAAGAGGCTCAGCTACTCGGTCACCTGGTTCTGCTCCTGGTCTCCCTGTGCCGACTGCTCCTTCAGGCTGAGCCAGTTCCTCAACAGGACGCCAAACCTTCGGCTCAGGATCTTCGTTTCTCGCCTTTACTTCTGTGACATGGAGAACAGCCGTGAAAGAGAGGGCCTTAGAATGCTGAAGAATGCTGGCGCGCATATAACAGTTATGAGTTACAAAG actttttctaTTGCTGGCAGACTTTTGTAGCTCGTAAAGAGAGCAACTTCAAAGCCTGGGATGAGCTGCACCGAAACTCTGTTCGCCTTTCCAGAAAACTCCACCGCATCCTCCAG ccctgtgaaacagaagatttaagaGATGCCTTCAAGCTTCTCGGACTGTGA
- the nat14 gene encoding putative N-acetyltransferase 14, whose protein sequence is MVRLELDQVVMRRMKEDDIEVVKALIKEGCEGTENRLILHILTRPLCLFILAVFSSILRCLVHSFILALAIPVFLLIVFLKITMPRSTGVLGSSRPYWDYVGSSYRGTQDETLQNPYCRISGKTPVTRKPRRRIGPKEKDKETSTEKVTPEREQSAGQVWVADCEGDIIGCIFRDSEKRAGISRICRLVTGSWYRREGLGRLLVQSLEQRERESGAHRVYAHVPYPSKVAEVFFRKLGYQQLGEGADDEEDDEERKLETAERGFLGHPLTKVFYKDL, encoded by the exons ATGGTGAGGCTGGAGCTGGATCAGGtggtgatgaggaggatgaaggaggaCGACATAGAGGTGGTCAAAGCCCTCATCAAG GAGGGCTGCGAGGGCACAGAAAACCGTCTGATCCTCCACATCCTCACTCGTCCGCTCTGCCTCTTCATTCTGGCGGTTTTCTCCTCAATCCTACGTTGCCTTGTCCACTCTTTTATCCTGGCTCTTGCTATTCCTGTCTTCCTGCTAATTGTCTTTCTAAAGATCACCATGCCGCGATCCACAGGGGTTCTGGGCAGCAGCCGCCCTTACTGGGACTATGTGGGAAGCAGCTACAGAGGGACACAAGATGAGACACTGCAGAATCCCTACTGTAGAATCAGTGGCAAGACACCAGTAACTAGAAAG CCAAGGCGCAGAATTGGACCcaaagaaaaggacaaagagacGTCAACAGAGAAGGTCACCCCAGAGAGGGAGCAGTCAGCGGGTCAGGTTTGGGTGGCAGACTGCGAGGGGGACATAATCGGCTGCATTTTTCGAGACAGCGAGAAACGAGCAGGCATAAGCAGGATCTGCAGGTTGGTGACAGGCTCCTGGTACCGCAGGGAGGGCCTGGGCCGGCTGTTGGTCCAGAGTctggaacagagagagagggagagtggcGCGCACAGAGTGTACGCACACGTCCCCTACCCCTCCAAGGTGGCGGAGGTCTTCTTCAGGAAGCTTGGCTATCAGCAACTTGGGGAGGGggctgatgatgaagaagacgATGAGGAGAGGAAGCTGGAGACTGCTGAGAGAGGCTTTCTGGGACACCCCCTCACAAAGGTGTTTTATAAAGACCTGTGA